A DNA window from Brassica napus cultivar Da-Ae chromosome A4, Da-Ae, whole genome shotgun sequence contains the following coding sequences:
- the LOC106380147 gene encoding 1-acyl-sn-glycerol-3-phosphate acyltransferase 2-like, translated as MAIAAAVIVPLGLLFFISGLLMNLLQAICYVLVRPLSKNTYRKINRVVAETLWLELVWIVDWWAGVKIKVFADDETLSRMGKEHALVVCNHRSDIDWLVGWILAQRSGCLGSALAVTKKSNKFLPVIGWSMWFSEFLFLERNWAKDESTIKSGLQRLKDFPQPFWLALFVEGTRFTETKLKAAQEYAASSELPIPRNVLIPRTKGFVSTVSNMRSFVPAIYDMTVAIPKTSPPPTMLRLFRGQPSVVHVHIKCHSMKDLPESDEAIAQWCINQFVAKDALLDKHIAADTFPGQQEQNIGRPIKSLAVVLSWACLLTLGAIKFLHWSDLFSSWKGMALSALGLGVITLCMQILIRSSQSERWTPAKTNDHHHAGSFSQTDVEKDK; from the exons ATGGCAATAGCTGCAGCTGTAATAGTGCCTTTAggccttctcttcttcatctctgGTCTCCTCATGAACCTCCTTCAG gCAATTTGTTATGTACTCGTTAGACCCCTGTCTAAGAACACATACAGAAAAATCAACCGGGTGGTCGCAGAAACTTTGTGGCTTGAGCTTGTCTGGATCGTTGACTGGTGGGCAGGAGTCAAG ATCAAAGTGTTTGCTGATGATGAGACCCTCAGTCGAATGG GAAAAGAACATGCTCTTGTCGTTTGTAATCACCGAAGTGATATCGATTGGCTTGTGGGATGGATTCTGGCTCAG AGGTCAGGTTGCCTGGGAAGTGCGTTAGCTGTAACGAAGAAGTCTAACAAGTTTCTTCCA GTCATAGGCTGGTCAATGTGGTTCTCAGAGTTTCTGTTTTTGGAAAGAAATTGGGCAAAGGATGAAAGCACAATAAAG TCAGGTCTTCAACGCTTGAAAGACTTCCCTCAGCCTTTCTGGCTAGCCCTTTTTGTGGAGGGAACCCGCTTTACAGAGACAAAACTTAAAGCAGCACAAGAATACGCAGCGTCCTCTGAGTTGCCTATCCCTCGTAATGTCTTGATTCCTCGTACCAAA gGTTTTGTGTCAACTGTAAGTAATATGCGTTCATTTGTCCCAGCCATTTATGATATGACCGTGGCTATTCCAAAAACTTCTCCACCCCCAACAATGCTAAGACTATTCAGAGGACAGCCTTCTGTG GTGCATGTTCACATAAAGTGTCACTCGATGAAAGACTTGCCTGAATCAGATGAGGCAATTGCACAGTGGTGCATAAATCAGTTTGTGGCTAag GATGCACTGTTAGACAAACACATAGCGGCAGACACTTTCCCTGGTCAGCAGGAGCAGAACATTGGCCGTCCCATAAAGTCTCTTGCA GTGGTTTTATCATGGGCCTGCCTACTAACTCTAGGAGCAATTAAATTCTTACACTGGTCAGATCTCTTTTCCTCATGGAAAGGCATGGCGTTGTCGGCACTTGGTCTAGGTGTCATCACTCTCTGTATGCAGATCCTGATCCGTTCCTCTCAGTCAGAGCGTTGGACCCCAGCCAAGACAAATGACCATCACCACGCAGGATCATTCTCCCAAACAGATGTGGAGAAGGACAAGTAA
- the LOC106382822 gene encoding adenylosuccinate synthetase, chloroplastic-like: MSLSSLSLDTKPRFAVGVPHHRRYPHPHHPRSFLPCSPKRLTVSASLSVTADSTTTEPLERIGALSQVSGVLGCQWGDEGKGKLVDILAQHFDIVARCQGGANAGHTIYNSEGKKFALHLVPSGILNEDTTCVIGNGVVVHLPGLFKEIDGLESNGVSCKGRILVSDRAHLLFDFHQEVDGLRESELAKSFIGTTKRGIGPCYSSKVIRNGIRVGDLRHMDTLPQKLEVLLADAAARFKGFKYTPEMLREEVEAYKRYAERLEPYITDTVHFMNDAISQKRKVLVEGGQATMLDIDFGTYPFVTSSSPSAGGICTGLGIAPRAVGDLIGVVKAYTTRVGSGPFPTENLGPGGDLLRLAGQEFGTTTGRPRRCGWLDLVALRFSCQINGFASLNLTKLDVLSDLEDIQLGVAYKKSDGTRVDSFPGDLRLLEELQVEYEVLPGWKSDISSIRNYADLPKAAQQYVERIEELVGVPIHYIGIGPGRDALIYK, from the exons atgtctctatcctctctctctctagacaCCAAGCCGAGATTCGCTGTCGGAGTTCCACACCACCGCCGTTATCCTCATCCCCACCACCCTCGCAGCTTCCTCCCCTGCTCTCCTAAACGTCTAACCGTCTCAGCGTCACTGAGCGTTACAGCTGATTCAACCACCACCGAGCCACTCGAACGGATTGGTGCACTGAGTCAAGTCTCAGGCGTGCTAGGTTGCCAGTGGGGAGATGAAGGCAAAGGCAAGCTCGTTGACATCTTAGCTCAACACTTCGACATCGTTGCTCGCTGTCAG GGTGGAGCTAATGCTGGGCACACTATATACAACTCAGAGGGAAAGAAGTTTGCTTTACATCTTGTGCCTTCAGGTATACTCAACGAGGACACCACTTGTGTGATTGGCAACGGAGTTGTGGTGCATTTGCCAGGTCTCTTCAAGGAGATTGATGGTCTTGAGTCCAACGGCGTTTCCTGTAAAGGAAGGATCTTGGTCTCAGACCGCGCTCATCTCTTGTTTGATTTCCACCAAGAGGTTGATGGTCTCAGAGAATCCGAGCTTGCAAAATCATTCATTGGTACGACCAAGAGAGGCATTGGTCCTTGCTACTCTAGTAAAGTGATAAGGAATGGTATTAGAGTTGGTGATTTAAGGCACATGGACACTTTGCCTCAGAAGCTTGAAGTTTTGCTAGCGGATGCAGCTGCGAGGTTTAAAGGGTTTAAGTATACTCCAGAGATGCTTAGGGAAGAAGTTGAAGCGTATAAGAGATACGCTGAGAGATTAGAGCCTTATATAACTGACACGGTTCATTTCATGAATGATGCGATTTCTCAGAAGAGGAAGGTTTTGGTGGAAGGTGGTCAAGCTACAATGCTGGACATTGACTTTGGTACTTATCCTTTTGTTACTTCCTCTAGTCCATCAGCTGGTGGGATCTGTACCGGTCTTGGTATCGCTCCAAGAGCCGTTGGTGATCTAATTGGAGTGGTGAAAGCGTACACTACAAGAGTTGGTTCAGGACCATTTCCTACAGAGAATTTGGGACCAGGTGGTGACCTTCTGAGGTTGGCTGGACAGGAGTTTGGGACTACAACTGGTCGTCCTCGTCGGTGTGGCTGGCTTGACCTTGTTGCCCTGAGATTCTCTTGCCAAATCAATGGGTTTGCGTCGCTTAATCTCACTAAGCTTGATGTACTTTCCGACCTGGAAGACATCCAGCTGGGTGTGGCTTATAAGAAGAGTGATGGCACTCGTGTTGACTCCTTCCCTGGTGATCTTCGCCTTCTTGAAGAACTGCAA GTGGAGTATGAAGTGTTACCTGGATGGAAGTCTGACATATCCTCAATAAGAAACTATGCTGATCTTCCAAAGGCTGCACAGCAATATGTTGAGAGGATTGAAGAACTAGTTGGTGTGCCCATTCATTACATTGGTATTGGACCTGGTCGTGATGCCCTTATATATAAATGA